The following are encoded in a window of Roseimicrobium gellanilyticum genomic DNA:
- a CDS encoding N-acetylmuramoyl-L-alanine amidase family protein, with amino-acid sequence MSATLVNEIGATLRRRSFSVRMALFLTLCCWMAGTGAVRAFDTVILDPGHGGHDRGAAIGYVFEKHLALDTARRVEQLLRAQGLKVIMTRSSDVFIPLPGRSSKGNSVRNAVFVSIHYNYSRGGSGNGLETFYCHNDSYKLAGYIQAYIIQESRLSNRGVKHANYHVIRETSKNPAVLVECGFVSNSSERAAMMTGLYRERLAVGIAKGILAYRMDK; translated from the coding sequence ATGTCAGCCACCCTTGTGAATGAAATCGGAGCCACGTTGCGGCGCAGGTCGTTCAGCGTTCGCATGGCGTTGTTCCTGACTCTGTGTTGCTGGATGGCCGGCACTGGAGCGGTGCGTGCTTTTGATACGGTGATTCTTGACCCGGGTCACGGCGGGCATGACCGCGGAGCGGCCATTGGGTACGTGTTTGAAAAGCATCTGGCACTCGATACCGCACGCCGGGTGGAGCAGCTGCTTCGCGCCCAGGGGCTCAAGGTTATCATGACCCGCAGCTCGGATGTCTTCATCCCGCTGCCCGGACGTTCCTCAAAGGGGAACAGCGTTCGCAATGCTGTCTTTGTCAGCATCCACTACAATTACAGCCGTGGCGGCTCTGGCAATGGTCTGGAAACCTTCTACTGCCACAATGACAGCTACAAGCTGGCTGGCTACATCCAGGCCTACATCATCCAGGAGTCGCGTCTCTCCAATCGTGGCGTGAAGCATGCGAACTACCACGTGATCCGCGAAACGTCCAAGAACCCCGCCGTGCTGGTAGAGTGTGGATTTGTGAGCAATTCCAGCGAGCGTGCCGCCATGATGACCGGCCTGTACCGCGAGCGTCTGGCCGTGGGCATCGCCAAGGGCATTCTGGCGTATCGCATGGACAAGTAG
- a CDS encoding type II secretion system protein, whose amino-acid sequence MKTRLQQGFTLIELLVVITIIAILASLAVPTFGRIQEKGNITKAISNCRQIITAMRIYSSDHGGNYMDNAKTEDDTNPQDANSAFRILFTENILDNELIFGSPVSKYVPDGNIGGKDDTQRTKAVESGECHWMMTKGLSDSASGSVPLVYENATSGEWDPTWDIDKKGTNARGRSWSSGVVIGMNDSSVGIQPLEEKKGTSKLKDMGEGNNLFSQHGEDFEVLDIAEGG is encoded by the coding sequence ATGAAAACGAGACTCCAACAGGGCTTCACCCTGATCGAACTCCTGGTCGTGATCACCATCATCGCCATTCTGGCGAGCCTGGCGGTGCCGACCTTTGGTCGAATCCAGGAAAAGGGCAACATCACGAAGGCGATTAGCAATTGCCGTCAGATCATCACCGCCATGCGCATCTATTCTTCGGATCATGGCGGCAACTACATGGACAATGCCAAGACCGAGGACGACACGAATCCTCAGGATGCCAACTCGGCGTTCCGTATTCTCTTTACGGAAAACATCCTGGACAACGAACTTATCTTCGGCAGCCCGGTGAGCAAGTATGTGCCTGATGGCAACATCGGGGGCAAGGACGATACGCAACGCACCAAGGCGGTGGAAAGCGGCGAATGCCACTGGATGATGACCAAGGGCCTCTCCGACTCAGCCTCCGGCAGCGTGCCTCTCGTGTATGAAAACGCCACGAGCGGAGAGTGGGATCCCACCTGGGACATCGACAAGAAGGGCACCAACGCGCGCGGCCGTTCGTGGTCCAGTGGCGTGGTCATCGGCATGAACGACAGCAGCGTGGGCATCCAGCCGCTGGAAGAGAAGAAGGGTACGTCCAAGCTCAAGGACATGGGCGAGGGCAACAACCTCTTCAGCCAGCATGGTGAAGACTTCGAAGTGCTCGACATTGCCGAAGGTGGCTAA
- a CDS encoding NAD(P)H-hydrate dehydratase: protein MIVSCAQMLEGERVAFARGVSAADLMEEAARGIFEAIRQFHPQPGTAVLYLGKGNNAGDALVVGRLMLDSGWKVLARPVGEVAEFKELPAKHWQVISDRVPIVADLSPLYREPGALVLVDGILGIGASPSPLKGAYAAAVGEMNALRRARHAFTVAIDLPSGLNPTADAPSESACVEADLTVTVAHAKDVLLADGATKWVGRLAIAPLAELESIHTEETARVITSRDLLPELPCRSFDFHKGQAGRVGIVAGSRGFVGAALLTATAALRGGAGLITLYVMEEDYSIFAAQAPLEVMVKPVADYLEVLANKHDALAIGPGLGKESQERILEIIQLSEAPMVLDADALNMLAEGHLDLLKTLKAPALLTPHPGEMQRLTKGGAHVHAGATRREQAEKMSVAFPGTTWLLKGSRTVIATQDQATSFNTTGQPGMATGGMGDVLTGLCAALMGQGLSLHEGACLGAWLSGRSAERAMLAGQSAESLSPGDVLAHLGEAFTDLKRGVF from the coding sequence ATGATTGTCTCGTGCGCGCAGATGCTGGAGGGTGAACGGGTGGCGTTTGCGCGTGGCGTGAGTGCCGCCGATCTCATGGAGGAGGCTGCCCGTGGTATTTTTGAGGCCATTCGCCAATTCCATCCCCAGCCGGGTACGGCGGTCCTCTATCTTGGCAAAGGGAACAACGCGGGTGATGCACTGGTGGTGGGGCGCCTCATGCTGGACTCGGGCTGGAAGGTGCTCGCGCGTCCCGTGGGTGAGGTGGCGGAGTTCAAGGAACTTCCGGCAAAGCATTGGCAGGTGATCTCCGACCGGGTGCCGATCGTTGCGGATCTCTCTCCTTTGTACCGCGAGCCTGGTGCTTTGGTGCTCGTGGACGGCATCCTCGGGATTGGTGCGTCGCCCTCTCCGCTCAAAGGCGCCTATGCGGCAGCAGTGGGGGAGATGAATGCCCTGCGCCGTGCCCGTCATGCCTTCACGGTCGCCATCGATTTGCCCTCGGGGCTGAATCCCACGGCGGATGCGCCATCGGAGAGCGCTTGTGTGGAGGCTGACCTCACCGTCACGGTCGCTCATGCGAAGGATGTCCTGCTCGCCGATGGCGCCACGAAGTGGGTGGGCCGACTGGCCATCGCTCCCCTGGCAGAGCTGGAAAGCATCCACACCGAGGAGACCGCCCGCGTGATCACTTCGCGTGATCTGCTACCGGAGCTGCCGTGCCGCTCATTTGATTTCCACAAGGGACAGGCTGGACGGGTGGGCATCGTGGCGGGTTCGCGAGGTTTTGTAGGTGCGGCGCTTCTGACGGCCACAGCTGCCCTCAGGGGAGGGGCAGGACTGATCACCCTGTATGTCATGGAGGAGGACTACTCCATCTTCGCAGCGCAGGCTCCGCTTGAGGTCATGGTGAAGCCTGTCGCGGACTATCTGGAGGTGCTGGCGAACAAGCACGATGCCCTGGCCATTGGCCCCGGTTTGGGAAAAGAATCCCAGGAGCGCATTCTTGAGATCATCCAGCTCTCGGAGGCGCCCATGGTCCTCGACGCGGACGCTCTGAACATGCTTGCTGAGGGACATCTGGATCTTTTGAAGACTCTCAAGGCACCGGCACTGCTGACACCGCATCCGGGAGAGATGCAGCGCCTGACCAAAGGCGGAGCTCACGTGCATGCCGGTGCTACCCGGCGTGAACAGGCCGAGAAGATGTCCGTCGCTTTCCCCGGTACCACCTGGCTCTTGAAAGGTTCACGTACGGTGATCGCAACGCAGGATCAGGCGACCTCCTTCAACACCACCGGACAACCCGGCATGGCCACGGGTGGCATGGGGGATGTGCTCACCGGATTGTGCGCCGCGCTGATGGGTCAGGGATTGTCGCTTCATGAAGGAGCGTGCCTTGGAGCCTGGCTCAGTGGGAGATCGGCAGAGCGGGCAATGCTTGCCGGGCAGTCGGCGGAGTCCCTGTCGCCGGGCGACGTGCTTGCGCATTTGGGCGAGGCGTTTACCGACCTGAAACGTGGGGTGTTTTGA
- a CDS encoding CPBP family intramembrane glutamic endopeptidase translates to MSHAESMAVLRDVYLIGMASAAVAVLVYGLIRSKSHLAWNYQGNVLARPYNVLDGMAVLLLLVIIGSSFFAPGGESGAATRATEDPDGPNTVGILASMLFMLVICTFIIVYLRLFRDLHPPELFGLRHMPVHHALLWGFLAIVVTYAVVFLVASLKDGISQDQSPQETVDSFRKTTDWGFRILMGFMAIVIAPVTEELIFRGFVYGVAKRFTDRWFATIFSAVMFAIVHFHVGTAPELFVLGLGFAVAYEQTGSLLVPVFMHMFFNAWNIFLMAAAAAFS, encoded by the coding sequence ATGAGTCACGCTGAGTCCATGGCCGTCCTGCGGGACGTGTACCTTATTGGCATGGCCTCGGCAGCCGTGGCCGTGCTGGTGTACGGGCTCATCCGCAGCAAATCCCACCTGGCGTGGAACTACCAGGGGAACGTCCTCGCCCGGCCCTACAATGTGCTGGACGGCATGGCCGTGCTGCTTCTGCTGGTCATCATCGGGTCGAGCTTCTTCGCCCCGGGTGGAGAGTCGGGCGCAGCAACCCGGGCAACCGAGGACCCGGACGGACCCAATACCGTGGGCATCCTGGCGAGCATGCTGTTCATGCTCGTGATCTGCACCTTCATCATCGTCTACCTGAGGCTCTTCCGGGATTTGCACCCGCCGGAGCTCTTCGGTTTGAGGCACATGCCGGTGCACCACGCCTTGTTGTGGGGGTTCCTGGCGATCGTCGTTACCTACGCGGTGGTGTTTTTGGTGGCATCACTGAAAGATGGTATCTCCCAGGATCAGTCCCCGCAGGAAACCGTGGACTCCTTTCGCAAGACCACGGACTGGGGGTTCCGCATTTTGATGGGATTTATGGCGATTGTTATTGCGCCTGTCACGGAGGAGTTGATCTTCCGGGGGTTTGTGTATGGAGTAGCCAAGCGCTTCACGGACCGTTGGTTTGCCACCATCTTCTCCGCAGTCATGTTCGCCATCGTCCATTTCCACGTTGGAACCGCGCCGGAATTGTTTGTCCTCGGCCTGGGCTTTGCTGTGGCGTACGAGCAGACGGGAAGCCTGTTGGTGCCCGTCTTCATGCACATGTTTTTTAATGCCTGGAACATTTTCCTGATGGCTGCGGCTGCTGCCTTTTCCTGA
- the sppA gene encoding signal peptide peptidase SppA translates to MKSKGLGCLITFLVVALVFSVLFNFVGAAALLGIGLEESQFAYVQPKQRFSQVLEQNALNDSKDKIVQIDMEGIIASGSAGQLFSSGGMSVDGVRRALEQATKDGAVRAIVLKVNSPGGEVTASDTLYHAVKQAAKIKPVVVYMDSMAASGGYYLACGATKIVANETTLTGSIGVIIQTLNYSQTFDKVGLQTLTFASGAFKDSLSGSRPMRDDEKAYIQNLVTQMYDKFLGIVSQARGIDTETLKNGIADGRVLTGKEALEKKLVDKVGYIEDAYALAKELSSSANAMVVRYQHTPSFGDILGVLGESQASKGTLKIDVSERLLPRLEAGRMYLLPSHMIP, encoded by the coding sequence ATGAAAAGCAAAGGACTCGGGTGCCTGATCACTTTCCTTGTTGTCGCGCTGGTTTTCAGCGTGCTGTTCAATTTCGTCGGAGCGGCGGCCTTGCTGGGCATCGGCTTGGAGGAGTCGCAGTTCGCCTATGTGCAGCCGAAGCAGAGGTTCAGCCAGGTGCTGGAGCAGAATGCGTTGAACGACTCCAAGGACAAGATTGTGCAGATTGACATGGAGGGCATCATTGCCAGCGGGTCCGCGGGTCAGCTGTTTTCCTCCGGCGGCATGAGTGTGGATGGTGTCAGGCGCGCGCTGGAACAGGCCACGAAAGACGGTGCCGTGAGGGCCATCGTTTTGAAAGTGAACTCCCCCGGCGGTGAAGTCACAGCGTCGGATACGTTGTATCACGCAGTAAAACAGGCCGCGAAAATCAAGCCGGTGGTGGTGTACATGGACAGCATGGCGGCTTCCGGCGGCTACTACCTCGCCTGCGGCGCCACCAAGATTGTGGCCAATGAGACCACGCTCACCGGCAGCATCGGTGTGATCATCCAGACGCTGAACTACAGCCAGACTTTTGACAAGGTGGGCCTGCAGACCCTGACCTTTGCCAGCGGCGCCTTCAAGGACAGCCTCAGTGGTTCCCGTCCCATGCGTGATGATGAAAAGGCCTACATCCAAAACCTCGTGACACAGATGTATGACAAGTTCCTCGGCATCGTCTCCCAGGCGCGTGGCATCGATACCGAGACTCTGAAGAACGGCATCGCCGATGGACGTGTGCTCACCGGCAAGGAAGCCCTGGAGAAGAAGCTGGTGGACAAGGTCGGCTACATTGAAGATGCCTACGCTCTGGCGAAGGAACTCTCGAGCTCCGCCAATGCCATGGTGGTGCGCTATCAGCACACCCCCAGCTTTGGTGATATCCTCGGTGTGCTGGGAGAGTCCCAGGCATCCAAGGGCACTTTGAAAATTGATGTGAGCGAACGTCTGCTGCCGCGCCTGGAGGCCGGTCGCATGTATTTGCTGCCGTCCCACATGATTCCTTGA
- a CDS encoding thiamine-phosphate kinase, whose protein sequence is MSTVSEIGENRLVQLLTEKLPGREDVVKGVGDDCAVVLPAPRGWLQLLKTDCVVEGVHFLREHAPEQVGWKAMARVVSDIASMAGEPQHALVTLVLPPDTQVSWVERLYDGLQRCANLFNIALVGGETSSGNQLVISVSLAGRVKTTRCARRDGAREGDAIMVTGKLGGSQGGHHLTFIPRLSEADWLADNARLHAMMDISDGLAKDLPRMALASGVEFVLEESSLPVHLGCTREQAWSDGEDYELLLAVPLRAARRLESAWSRKFPETPMTCIGRFVPVGHGVKPSFAGHGWDHFGPAR, encoded by the coding sequence ATGTCGACTGTTTCCGAGATTGGAGAGAACCGCCTGGTGCAACTGCTCACTGAGAAGTTGCCGGGGCGTGAGGACGTGGTGAAAGGCGTGGGTGACGATTGTGCTGTGGTACTACCCGCGCCGCGTGGGTGGCTTCAACTGCTGAAGACGGATTGTGTGGTGGAAGGTGTGCATTTCCTCCGTGAGCACGCTCCCGAGCAGGTGGGGTGGAAAGCCATGGCTCGTGTGGTGAGCGACATCGCCTCCATGGCCGGAGAGCCCCAGCATGCGCTCGTCACGCTGGTGCTCCCGCCCGACACGCAGGTGTCATGGGTGGAGCGGCTCTATGATGGTCTGCAGCGTTGCGCGAACCTCTTCAACATCGCTCTCGTGGGTGGAGAGACCTCGTCAGGAAATCAACTGGTGATCTCCGTGAGCCTCGCCGGGAGGGTGAAAACCACGCGCTGCGCCCGCCGTGACGGTGCGAGAGAAGGCGATGCCATCATGGTCACGGGAAAGCTCGGTGGTTCGCAAGGGGGGCACCATCTCACCTTCATCCCGCGTCTCTCGGAGGCTGACTGGCTGGCGGACAATGCCCGGCTGCATGCGATGATGGACATCAGTGATGGCCTCGCCAAGGACCTGCCGCGCATGGCGTTGGCCAGTGGGGTGGAGTTCGTGCTGGAGGAAAGTTCCCTCCCTGTGCATCTTGGTTGCACGCGTGAACAGGCATGGAGCGACGGGGAGGACTATGAGTTGCTGCTTGCCGTGCCGCTGAGAGCCGCCCGACGGCTTGAGAGCGCATGGAGCCGGAAGTTTCCTGAAACGCCGATGACCTGCATCGGCAGGTTTGTCCCGGTAGGTCACGGGGTGAAGCCCTCTTTTGCCGGGCATGGCTGGGATCATTTTGGACCGGCAAGATGA